In Desulfonispora thiosulfatigenes DSM 11270, the DNA window GATAATTTCACAATCTCTCTAGGCTCAAAGGTTTTATCAATTCTTACTATTCTAGTTTCATCTAACCAATCAACTTTTGCGCCTAATGCCTCACTTATAAATCTAAGCGGTACTAACACCCTACCCTCCGTGATTACTGGGGGCTGATCAGTTGGAATATTTCTACCATTTAAAACAAGATTAATATTCTTTTTATTATCCTTATTAGAGACCTCTGGATAATTATAATTATTTGTGCTAATAAAAACAGTTTGTTTTTCACCATTCCATTCTACATCAGCTCCAAGATTTTCACTAATAGCCCTTACTGGAACCATAGTTCTCCCATTAACTATTATAGCTGGTTTATCCGTCTTAATTATACTTCCATTTATTTCTATGCCAATTTCCGCTTGTGCTAATGCGCTTGTTGGTAATAGTAAAAAAAGTAATAGTAATAAATATTTTGTGTATTTCATCTCATCCCGCCTCATTGTAATCGTTTATTTATATAGAAAAATTAGCTTACTCTCTAATTAAAGCTGCAAATCCCTGCTTTAATTAAGAATAAGCTTATTATTAGTTAATTATTCTTTTTTAAAGAAATCGCCTCTGAACAGCATATATCATAACAATGTCCACATCTGCGACAAATTTTATGATCTACTACAGCCTTTTCCTGAACAGTAATAGCATTTGCAGGACAAAGTAATTCACACTGAAAACAGGCAATACATTTATCTGTATCAATAACTATCTGCACGAAGTTTGAATAACTCTCATATCCATTTTTCATTTAATAAGTCCTCCTCTTTAGATTCCTGCTTCTATAATACACTAAAAATGTCCTATATGAAAATTCCATATAAATAAAAAAATACCTTCTAAGCTTTTTAAATAATAGCTAAAAGGTATTTTTTTCTTACTTTACATATTAAAGCAATATACTACTGTCTAATCATAAAAGGATTTTATATAGTTTGTATTGAATCCTTTTGAAAGATGTTTGATTACCGATTAGGGGTTGGTTAATATGTTTTTTGAATTTAAGAATCGAAATAAAACTATAAAAGAATTAAGAAAAAGCCAAAGCTATACTGCCTGGGAGCTTGCTTTTAAACTTAAAGTTGATACTGTAGATATTACACAAATAGACTACCTAAAATTTAAAGAAGTACCCGAACCAATTAAGTCTAAAATGCTGCCTCTTTTACGTGGTGATGATATGGATGAAATTCCTTGGTAGTGGAGTCATTTGATTTTTTTTACTTTTTCTTCTATTTCATTTTCAGTTAAAGAGTAATCATCTGAGGATAACCAGATTTCGTAAACATGATTATCCTTTTCATATGTCAATATTATTGTTTCAGCTGATATATTGTGCTCATCAAGTAAATTCATAGCCTTTTTGGCAACTGATATATGTTCAGCATTATCTACTAGATATATATTAATTTGAGTATATATCGCATCATTTGTAAAAAATTCTTTACCTAAACCTGTAACACTTTTTATTTTACTTTCGATCTCACTCATATAAAACACATTATTAATTTTAGAATTGTACCCGTTTTGGCTTTTACACTCAAGATAATCCTCATAAATATCCTGTGATTTAAAGCCCCTAGAAATCAAGAAAGGGGTATAGTCATCTAAGCAAGTTACCTCTGCATAAAAACTATCATAGATAGGATCAATCTTTGCAATTCCTACCGTAAATGAAAGGTCAGGATATTTTTCATCCAAATGTTTTACAAATTCTCCTCTTACGCTCACCAAAAAAATTAATGCTGTCAAAAGCAATATCATCAATATTCCAAGCACGCTGATTAAAAGTATTTTTGCTTTTTTATTCACCCAAATTCACCTCTAACTTAGATTAAGATTAAAAACTTGATAATCCTGTCTTTTCCTGAATATTATATAAAATATTTTTTATTACTGAGTTTTCTTTATAAGCTTCAAAATCTAAGGTGTATTCTGCATCTTCATTATTCCATATTCTTTTAAAATATTTTTCTACTTTTATAGTTCAGGGTTATCCACTGATAAAATTACTTTTAAATTTGTCTCTAGATTATAATCTCCAATATTTCTACGCCTCTCTCACTAGCCATTATTAATTCCTTTATAACTTGATGCTCTGCTAAATAAAACATAGCCATCTGAATTTTATCGCCATTTTGAGTGTCTTTAATCTCTTTAATTAATTCTTGTTTAATTTTACCTTCAGTAACAACTTGTGCTTTGTCTGCATCTTTCACAGGATAATTAACGCTAAAATTAAAAAGTTTGCCCCCAGAAAAATTCACAACATCATTTTCTGTTTTTAATAAATCATTAATTATTTCTCCCTTAACCGCTATGGCAATATTAGAATGATTGCTACTAGCATCATGTGGATTAAAAGAGGTGACTAGGGCTTCATTTTCAGTGATTAAAACCTTCCGATGATTGGCTTTCATATTTAATAATTTTAAATATGAAGGTAACGTAACATTAGGGGAATCTGGGCTAAAGGGATTAGGAAGTACCCTTCCCCTTTTGTATCTAGATTTTTAAATACTGGTCGCCATAACCCTGAATATAAAGGATTTGAATCTCTCATTTTTTCTAAATCAGTGATTACCACTTGAATACCATTATTTCTTAACCTTTCTAAATATTTCGAAGGATATGAACCATAAAAGATATTAATTTCATCCGTGATAAATACAATTTGTAAACCTGGAACCTTTTTCTTTTGTTCAATTAAACTATCTGTTAATTCACCAGAAATATTCTCATAACCATTTTCATGATCATAATCATCATTAAATAAAAACATATCTATTACAATAAAATTTTGGGCATTTTTAATCATCTTCTTAATTTTAGGGAAAATATGTTGTTCATGAACCAATGCTTCATTTTTCTCATAGGTTAAATCATAAATAAACTCAACCTCGCTATTTCTTATTTCTCCCTTTTGAGAAGCTCCTTTTGGTACAGTTGTTTTAAAACCATGATAAGAAATTACAACTATTAAGATAATTAAGATTATTCTATTCCAAGGCATACCTTTTATCTGATTTATAGGATAATATAGTTTCACCATATTGCTACTTATAAATTCTTATACTCTTTGAAGATGAGCCACTCTTCAACAGTTGGCTCATTGAATCATTGTCATATTTCTAAAAATGTCCAATTTATCTAAAAGATCCTCTTTATTTTCCTTAGTTAAATATCTTGTTGGAACTATATGTGCAGTAAATCCACTTAGATAAATAAGTATCATATCATCATAAACCTTTACTTCTTTTATACCTTCTCTTGATGTTATTTCAGTAGAGTGTTTATTAATAACCTTTATATCATTTTCTCCAATTATCATGGTATTTTTGCATATCATCGATGAATTATCTCCATCTTTTAACATGCCTGCTACCGATTTTCTTATTAACCTTTTGTGTTTTTTAGGAAACCCTACTACCCATATTATAATGAAAAATACAGCAATAATTGCCCAATAAAGTTTAGGTTGTTTAAATTTGATCCTTTTCATATCCAATATCTTTAACCCCATAACCTTCATCTCATCTCAATATTATCATCTTTATCTTAACAACCAATAGCTAACTAGTATATAATTACAAAGACTAATAAAATATGAAAAACGTCATTTATTCTGAAAGGGGTCTACATATGTTTAAAATCTTGGTTTTTATAACATTATTTATAACACTTATTAGCGTTGTAGTCAAAAAAGTCCTTAACCTTTTTAAGCAACAAAAAGAAGAACACGAAAAAAGAATGGCAATGCTTACAGAAAATTTAAAGTTTCAAGAGAAAATATTAGCTTCAATTAAAAACCCGGTAGCGGCAGCTGCTGTAGGCGGGGCGACAACAATGTTTTTATTAGATCAACTTACTAATGATAACAACTTAGAGCAACAGACTATTGACCAAATGCAAGATATGGATTTAGATCAATTACAGGAATTCGCTATGGAAAATAATTTTATGGAACAGGAAGATATGAACCATCTATTAGATGAATTTGACCCTTTCGACCCCTACACCAACCCGGGTATTGACATCGTTATAGATGAATCCTATCATGGAATTGACCATGGTTTAGATAATGATTTCCATGATGACTTTGATTATGGTTTTGATAATGATAGTTTCGATAATACTAATTTTGATAATGACTTTGGTGGTGGTTTTGGTAATGATTTTTAAACATTTGAATTTCAGGCAATATTATAATGATTGCTACTATTACCATTATAATGAAAAGCCCTATAAAACAGACCTTTTATCTGTTTTATAGGGTAATTTAATTTTACAATGAAGCGATTCAATTTAATTAAAATCCCTTGGAATTTCAGTTTCCCAAGTTTTCTTAAATATTTCTTGTTCATTTTCTAGGGCTATTAAAGTATTCGTTAAATAAAAATTCTTTTCATCACTTTTCATTTCACTAAAGGTTTTTAATTTAGTTTGCCACTCTTTTCTTCCTACTTTTAATTCCCATTCACAGGTTACACGAGCTGATAGGGGATCATTTTCGTTAATACTATAGGTATTTTTATTGATACTGCCATGTTCAATACCATTTTCGCTTAACTTTCTTTCACCCTCGTCTGAAAAGTCCTCTAATTTCCACTGACCTGTAATCATGTCTTGAGAAAGGTTTCTTGTCCTTTTTTCCTTTCTTAAAACTTCCATCTCCATTACCTGGGCAGTTTCAGGACCCGCAAAATTGGCACATGCACCATCTTCGTTTTGAGGTGTTCTAACTGGTAATGAGATGTGAGTATCTTCTCCAGAATATATTGTTAAATTAACTGGTTTAGGCGAAGGCCATGCTTGTGGCCAATAAGTTGGTGACACGGCTACCTCCAACTGGTGACCTTTTGGAATTTGTTGTCCTAAAGCATTTAACTTAATTGAAACAATATATTTTTCTCCTGGCACTAACTTTTCAGGATGTTCATGAGAATTCAGGTGGTTTAAATTTAATATTCCCCAGCTAATTAAAGTAGATTCACCCGTAGGCGCTTTATCACATAATCTTACGGCTAATAACGCATTTTCCTGATCAGAGGAAACCTTAACATTAAAAACAGGGTGACCTAATAGTTCAATTGTTTCGTCTAAGGGCTTTGAAGTAAAAACCACTGCTTTACCATTTTCAGCGCGTTGATCTGAGGGTAAGTCACCTGGTTGTCCAAAGGGACAAAATACGCCTGCATAAAATCCATGATTCTGGACACTTGGAATAATAAATTCTTCGCCTTCTTTGGCTTCATTTAAAAGCTGTCCTTGTGTTAGCCATAGAGATTTATTATTTACTGTAGTAGAAGGCCAATCTTTATCTCCCACCCATTTTCCAGGTCTTTCATCATAACTTACCTTTGGTAATTCACTATCTTGAATCCACGAAATTAATTTAGGTCCATCCATAATGCCAGTTTCTTTTCCTTTTAACCATTTATCCCACCATTTTAAGCACTCTTGTAAAAATCCAATAGCAGGTTCTGGTATCGCTACTTCAGGATATTCATGTGCCCATGGACCAATTAGACCCTTACTATTGGGTACATTTTCAATTATTCTAAATACCGCATTGGTATAACCATCTTGCCAGCCACTTACAGCAAAAACGGGAATTTCTAAATCAGAATAATCTTCACATACTGAACCATGCTTCCAATAAGCATCTCTTCTTTGATGTCTTACCCACTCTTCTACATGAGGAGGGGTATTTTCTAGTCTATCAAGCCAATTTTCCCTCCAAGATTCTCCAACTACCTCGGGATCCTGGGGCCTTGCATTATAAGCAAACATAGTTGATGCCCACCACAGCATATCGCTTGATAAAATAGTGCCCCCTTTATAATGCACATCATCAGCATAACGGTCATCAGTAGAACACAGGGTAATAATAGTTTTTAAAGCTGGATGTTTTCGTGCAGCTACTTGGAGACCGCTAAATCCACCCCATGATTTACCAATCATACCTATTGAACCTGTAGACCAGGACTGCTTTACTATCCAATCTAATACTTCTAAAGCGTCATCTTGCTCTTGTTTTAAATATTCATCTAATAAAATGCCATCTGAGTCGCCTGATCCCCTAATATCCACACGAATACACGCATATCCATGCCCTGCAAAATAAGGATGTCTTGCTGAGTCTCTAATAGCTGTAAAATCATTTTTACGATACGGAATATATTCTAAAATAGCTGGTACTGGATTTTCTTCTGCATCTTTTGGAAGCCAAATAGTTGCTGCTAATCTTGCTCCATCAGACATCGGAATCCAAATATGTTTGATTTTTTCTATTTCCCTAGGAAATTCTGTCATTATACTACGTTTTTGTGAATCTCTTATATTGAAAACCAACTATATCAACCTTTCTATTTATCAGTATAATTAAGACATATTAACCAATAGGCTACATGACTTCTTATTTCATCATTTTATCATCTCTAGAAATTGGCCCTTTATTATCAAGATAACCAAAATCTTCTTTTAACCATTTCATTACAGAACCAATTAATAAAAAGAATATAACTACTACTGGTATAGCTACCAACACTGAAGAGGTTTGGATTACATTTAACCCACCAATTTTTAACAAAGATAAAGCCATAAAAGCCAATACAGCAGCCCATAACAATCTATGCCAGCGGGCTGGTTCTTCACCATCTTTTAATTCTTTGGTAGCAATAGCTGATAATATATAAGTAGCAGAATCTAAAGATGTAGCTAAAAATATAAATGCTAAAACTAAAAATACAGGTAGTATTAATTGACTTAAAGGCAATGTTTTAAATAATGCAACAATAGCAGCTGGTCCACCACTTGTATTAGCAATATCAGTTAACGATACTATACCATTTGTCTCTAGATGAATAGCATACCCACCGAAAACAGCAAAATATACCCACCCACCAATTGGGCCCCAAACTAAACCTGTGGTAATGAATTCTCTAATTGTACGACCTTTAGAAATACGAGCTACAAAAAGTCCCATAAATGGCGCAGTTGCAGCAAACCAAGCCCAGTAAAATACTGTCCAACTTTGTGGAAAGCCACCTTTTACAAAAGGATCAGTTGAAAAACTCATGCGAACAATATTTTGCATCATTAACCCAAAACTATTAGTAAAGTTTGATAAAAGAAATAGTGTTGGACCAACTAAAAATACAAAAATTGCTATTCCTATGGCAAGGTATATATTTATATCACTTAGCTTTTGAATTCCTTTAAGCCCAAAGAAAACACTAGTACCAAAAATAATAGTCCAAATTATTACAATTGCTACACTTAACTCAAATGATTGAGGAATGCTGAAAATTTCACTTACTATTTCTGAAACCATAGGCACACCTAATCCTAATGAAGTTCCAAGTCCTCCAACTAAACCCCATATAATCATAATATCAATTATTTTACCTATTAATCCATCAGCATGTTTACCTAATATACCTTTACAAGCTGTGCTTATTTTTAAGGAAGGTTGTTTACGAACATAAAATGAGTATGCAATCGCAACTCCTGGTATCCAGTAAATAGCCCAGGCGGTGAATCCCCAATGAAATAAACCATAGGCAAGAGCCCATTCATTAGCAGCATTAGAAAAAGGTTCAATGCCAAAGGGAGGCCCACCCATATAGTAAACAGGCTCCATAATAGACCAAAACATTATGCTTGTACCCATTCCAGCACAAAACATCATAGCAATCCAGCTAATCTTAGAAAATTCAGGTTTATCTTCTGGTCCCCCTAGCTTTATACGTCCATATTTACCAAAGGCTAACCAAATTAACCACAGAAAAACTCCAACAGTTAAATATTCAAATAACCAGTCAAAATTATAGGTAATAGAAGTTAACAGATTATTTAAAACTGGTTCCGCTGTTTCAGTATTCATTGCTAGTGCCAAAGTAACCCCTATTATCACCAGTAACGATGGCCAAAATATTTTTGCATCAATGTTAGATTTATTCATATAATTCCCCCTTGTTGAAAATGTTTTAATTATAAAAAGGTTTGGAAACATAACCTTACAACCTGCACTCAATCCTTATCTGATAAGTTGTAGGTTATATGTTACTATACTTAGGTTTATCTGACAAGTCCTAACGCACACCTTTTTGTTATAATACATAAATATATTTATTCTCTGTTATAGTAAATGTATATTTTAACAGCTAATTTATAATTTTCACTCATCTATAACGTATATATCGCTTGTAAATACTAAGATGCAGTAAGGTGTTTAATTTTTTCCCTCTAGGGAATACTCCATAATAAGTATGATTTCAAGGAGTATTATTATGCAGCTTACTAAACGATTAAATTTTAAAATAAATTTTTCAGCCAATTTTATCTTAACCTTATTATTTATTTTGATGATGCTTGACTATTTAATAACTTATTATGGGATGCACTCTTTAGGAGTTCTTGAGGAAAGTAATGCTCTTATGGTGCGATTTATGAAACTACCTTTGAGCCAAGGTTTAATCCTTAGAACTTTGTACTGTGTAATTTTTATTTCTTTATTCAAATATGTAGAGCGTTCTAAAACTCGCTTGGCATTCCAAAAAATTCTACTAATACCCTTAAGTATACAATTAATTCCTATTTCTCTGCATATTAGCTGGTTTTATCAATATCTGAATTTCTACAGTTAATAATCCATGGTATTATTAATGTATTAGAAACTAACTGTATGTAAGGAAGGGATTAGATGCAGAAAAATTATATCTTAGCCTTAGACCAAGGTACTACCAGCTCTAGAGCTATAATATTTAATCATCAAGGTGAATTAATTAATATGGCTCAAAAAGAATTTACCCAAATCTATCCTAAAAGCGGTTGGGTTGAGCATGATCCTATGGAAATATGGGCCACTCAAAGTGCTATGGCTCGGGAAGTTCTAGAACGAACTGGTATCAGGCCTACTGAAGTAGCCGCTATAGGTATCACAAATCAAAGAGAAACAACTATTGTATGGGATAAAAGTACAGGTAAGCCTATTTGTAATGCTATTGTTTGGCAATGCAGGAGAACTGCTCATATTTGTGATGAATTAAAAGAAAAAGGATTAAAAAGTTATATCAAAGAAAACACGGGACTTGTTATCGATGCTTATTTTTCAGGAACAAAAATAAAATGGATACTTGATAATGTTAAAGGAGCAAGAGAAAAGGCGGTTAAAGGGGAATTATTATTCGGTACTGTTGATACATGGCTAATATGGAACCTTACTAGAGGTAAAGTGCACGTAACGGACTACTCTAATGCCTCAAGAACAATGCTCTTTAATATTAAGAGTCTATCATGGGATGAAAAAATACTAAAAGAATTAGACATCCCTTTATCCATGTTACCAGAAGTTAAACCTTCCAGTGAAATTTATGGTCTTACAGATGAAAAAACCTTTGGTGGAGCAGAAATACCGATTGCAGGTATAGCAGGTGATCAACAAGCTGCTTTATTTGGCCAAGGATGCTTTGAACCTGGAATGGCTAAAAATACCTATGGAACTGGTTGCTTTATGTTAATGAATACAGGTGATAAAATAATTTCATCTAACAATGGACTTTTAACAACGATAGCTTGGGGACTAAATGGTAAAGTAACCTACGCTTTAGAAGGGAGTATATTTATAGCAGGTGCTATTATTCAGTGGTTAAGAGATGAATTAAAATTGATTGATGATGCTAAAGATAGTGAATATTTTGCTACCAGAGTAAAAGATAATAATGGCGTTTATGTAGTTCCTGGTTTCGTTGGTTTAGGTGCACCTTATTGGGACATGTATGCTAGAGGAAGTATTTTAGGCCTTACTCGAGGAGCTAATAGAGATCACATTATTAGAGCATCTTTAGAATCAATAGCATATCAAACCAGGGATGTCCTAGAAGCCATGCAAGAAGATTCAGGTATAAATCTCAAGGCTTTAAAAGTTGATGGTGGGGCAGTTATTAATAATTTTTTAATGCAATTTCAATCTGATATTTTAAATGTCAGCGTAGATCGCCCTAAAGTTATAGAAACAGCCGCACTTGGGGCAGCATATTTAGCTGGTTTAGCTGTAGGCTTTTGGGAAACACAAGAAGAAATCGCTGAAAAATGGTCAGTTGATAAAATATTTAAACCTTATATGAAAAATGAACTAAGGGAAAAATTTTATTCTGAATGGACAAAGGCTGTGGGTAGGTCGTTAAACTGGGAAAATCCCAATTAATAGATAATTTCTTTTGCTATATAAAAAATGTCCCTACTTGATATAGTTTAGAATCAAGTAGGGAAGAATAAATAGTCAGAAATTTAAATTAAATACTTTTATTACACCATATTACTACAATAATTCCAGCCTTCTTTATTATTGGATAAGTATTCTTTAATTGGTTGATACTTAAGATCTTTGAAATTTATATCAGTTGTCTCTAAAAAAGCCTGCGCTGTATCTAGAGATGTAAAACATGGAATAAAGTTATCTGCTGCTAGTCTTCTCATTTTAAAGCCTAATGTTTTTTGACTTTTTCCTTTAGAAGGAGTATTTATAACTAAATGGACTTTACCTTCTTTGATAGATTCTAATGGGTTTTCAACTAAGATACCATTTACCCCGTGCTCATTTAGAAATTTTGCTGTATTATTAGTTGCTAAAATCTGAAATCCTTTAGACTCTAATCCTAGGACAATTGGTAGGGCTTCTTCTAAGTCTCTTTTAGCTACCGATACTAAGACACTTCCGCTACCAGGCAATCTTTTACCGCTAGCTGTTATGGCTTTATACAAAGCGCAGCCAAAATTATCATCTATTCCTAAAACTTCTCCTGTTGATTTCATTTCCGGGCCTAACGAAGTTTCTACTTGTGATAATTTTTCAAAAGAAAACACTGGAGATTTTACAACTACATAATTAGGCTCAGGCCAAAGTCCTTCTGAATATCCTAATGATTTAAACTTTCTACCAAGCATAGCCCAAGTAGCTAGTTTAATTAATGGAAGTCCTGTAACTTTACTTAAAATCGGAACAGTTCTAGAGGCCCTTGGATTAACTTCTATTACATAAGCTTGTTCATTTGCTATAACAAACTGAATATTATATATCCCTTTAATCTTTAGTCCTTTTCCTATCATCTTAGTATACTTAATTACCTTATCTTTAATATTTTTACTTACATCTTGAGTAGGGTAAACAGCCATACTATCTCCTGAATGAACCCCTGCTCTTTCTATGTGTTCCATTATTCCTGGAATAATTACTGTTTCACCATCACAAATAGCATCAACTTCTATTTCTTTTCCTTCGATATATTTATCTATCAAAATTGGTTTATTAAAAGAAATATCTACAGCTGACTCTACATATTGAATAAGTTCCTCCATATTATATACTACTTTCATAGCCCTACCACCTAATACGTAAGAAGGGCGAACAAGTAGAGGAAACCCTAATTCATTTGCAATATTTTCTACTTCATTAACCTTTGTAGCTGTTTTACCTTTAGTTTGAGGTATTTCTAATTCTTTTAAAAACCTTTCGAATTTCTTGCGATCTTCAGCGATATCGATATTTTCTACGGTTGTGCCGAAAATATTAATTCCTTTAGCACTAAGTTTTTCAGCTAAATTTATTGCCGTTTGACCACCAAATTGTACAATAACTCCTTTTGGTTTTTCTTCATTAATAATATTAACAACATCCTCTAAATCTAAAGGATCAAAATATAAACGATCCGATGTATCAAAGTCAGTACTAACAGTTTCTGGATTATTATTGATAATAATTGCTTCAAAACCAGCTTCACGAAGTGCCCACACAGCATGAACTGAACAATAGTCAAATTCAATTCCTTGCCCTATTCTAATTGGCCCTGATCCTAAAACAATAACCTTATCTTTATTACTTTTCTTTAATTCATTTTCTTGTTCATAACATGAATAATAATAAGGCGTTCTTGCAGTAAATTCTCCAGCACATGTATCTACAGACTTATAAACAGGCTTAGGATTATTTTCCATTCGTAATTTAGTAACTTCGTCAATATCAATGCCTTTTAGATTAGCAATATAAGCATCACTAAATCCCATTCTTTTAGCTTTAATTAATAATTCTTGTTTTAAGGATTCATTCTTTATGCTAAATTCCATATCAATAATATTTTTAATTTTAGCCAAGAAAAATTTATCTATTAGAGTTAAAAGTCCAACTTCTTTAATAGGCCAATTTCTTCTAAAAGCCTCAGCTATGATGAATAGCCTTTCATCATCTGCATATTTTAATCTATTTTCTAGTTCAACATCCGAAAGACTTCCTGAATTTTTTAAAAGCAATCCATTTTCTCCTGTTTCTAAAGATCTTACTGCTTTTAAAAGACTCGCTTCTATGGTGCGCTCAATTGCCATTACTTCGCCCGTGGCTTTCATCTGAGTACCAAGGAGTCTATTAGCCGTTGGAAATTTATCAAAAGGCCATCTAGGGATTTTAGTTACTACATAATCTATACTAGGCTCAAAGCAAGCACTCGTTGTTCCTGTAATTGGATTCTTTAATTCATCTAAGCTATACCCAATAGCAATCTTAGTAGCAATTTTTGCAATTGGATATCCTGTAGCCTTTGATGCTAATGCACTTGATCTAGATAAACGTGGATTTACTTCAATTACAACATAATTATTACTTTTAGGGTCAAATCCAAATTGAATATTACAACCACCTTCAATTTCAAGGCTCCTAATAATTTTAATAGCTGCTTTTCTGATTATTTGAAATTGTTTATTCGTCAGGGTTTGAGTAGGGGCAAAGACAATACTATCACCAGTATGAATTCCCATAGGATCAAAATTTTCCATACTACAAATAATTATGCAATTATTTTTTCTATCACGCATAATTTCAATTTCAATTTCCTTCCACCCTAAAATGCCTTGTTCTAACAGAACCTGACCAATTCTACTTGCATGTAAACCCAAACTCACAATTGCTTCTAATTCTTGCTCATTTCTCGCTAGGCCTCCCCCTGTTCCTCCAAGAGTATAAGCTGGCCTAATTATAACTGGAAATCCTACCTCTTTAGCAAAAACTTTAGCTTCTTCTACTTTGGTAATAATAACACTTTTTGGAATAGGCTCGTTTAATAAAATCATTGTATCTTTAAATTCTTCTCTATCTTCTGACTTTTTTATCGCTGTTAAACTAGTTCCTAATAATTCTACCTTATATTTCTCTAAAACCTTCGCATCAGATAATTCACAGGCAAGATTTAAACCAGTTTGCCCACCAAGACCAGGTATAATACCATCAGGCCTTTCTTTTTCTATAATTTTAGTTAATGTTTCCAGGTTTAAAGGCTCGATATATACTTTATTAGCTATATTTTCATCAGTCATAATAGTAGCTGGATTACTATTTACTAAAACTACTTCTATACCTTCTTCTTTTAAAGACTTACAAGCCTGAGTACCTGCATAGTCAAATTCTGCTGCTTGCCCAATGATAATTGGCCCAGATCCAATAACCATTATCTTTTTTAAATCTTTTCTTTTCGGCATCTAAGTTCCTCCTAACCATTTATCACTTTTTTAAATTCTGTATATACATAGGCACAATCTTCATAACCTTGATTAATATTAGGATGATATTGAACCGAAAATATTGGCAAACTTTTATGCTTTATTCCTTCAATAGTATTATCATTTAAATTTATATGTGTAACTATTAAATCTCCTGGTAAATCTTCAATATTAACTGCATATCCATGAATTTGATTTGTTATATATACCCTGTCATGA includes these proteins:
- the carB gene encoding carbamoyl-phosphate synthase large subunit; the protein is MPKRKDLKKIMVIGSGPIIIGQAAEFDYAGTQACKSLKEEGIEVVLVNSNPATIMTDENIANKVYIEPLNLETLTKIIEKERPDGIIPGLGGQTGLNLACELSDAKVLEKYKVELLGTSLTAIKKSEDREEFKDTMILLNEPIPKSVIITKVEEAKVFAKEVGFPVIIRPAYTLGGTGGGLARNEQELEAIVSLGLHASRIGQVLLEQGILGWKEIEIEIMRDRKNNCIIICSMENFDPMGIHTGDSIVFAPTQTLTNKQFQIIRKAAIKIIRSLEIEGGCNIQFGFDPKSNNYVVIEVNPRLSRSSALASKATGYPIAKIATKIAIGYSLDELKNPITGTTSACFEPSIDYVVTKIPRWPFDKFPTANRLLGTQMKATGEVMAIERTIEASLLKAVRSLETGENGLLLKNSGSLSDVELENRLKYADDERLFIIAEAFRRNWPIKEVGLLTLIDKFFLAKIKNIIDMEFSIKNESLKQELLIKAKRMGFSDAYIANLKGIDIDEVTKLRMENNPKPVYKSVDTCAGEFTARTPYYYSCYEQENELKKSNKDKVIVLGSGPIRIGQGIEFDYCSVHAVWALREAGFEAIIINNNPETVSTDFDTSDRLYFDPLDLEDVVNIINEEKPKGVIVQFGGQTAINLAEKLSAKGINIFGTTVENIDIAEDRKKFERFLKELEIPQTKGKTATKVNEVENIANELGFPLLVRPSYVLGGRAMKVVYNMEELIQYVESAVDISFNKPILIDKYIEGKEIEVDAICDGETVIIPGIMEHIERAGVHSGDSMAVYPTQDVSKNIKDKVIKYTKMIGKGLKIKGIYNIQFVIANEQAYVIEVNPRASRTVPILSKVTGLPLIKLATWAMLGRKFKSLGYSEGLWPEPNYVVVKSPVFSFEKLSQVETSLGPEMKSTGEVLGIDDNFGCALYKAITASGKRLPGSGSVLVSVAKRDLEEALPIVLGLESKGFQILATNNTAKFLNEHGVNGILVENPLESIKEGKVHLVINTPSKGKSQKTLGFKMRRLAADNFIPCFTSLDTAQAFLETTDINFKDLKYQPIKEYLSNNKEGWNYCSNMV
- the glpK gene encoding glycerol kinase GlpK; amino-acid sequence: MQKNYILALDQGTTSSRAIIFNHQGELINMAQKEFTQIYPKSGWVEHDPMEIWATQSAMAREVLERTGIRPTEVAAIGITNQRETTIVWDKSTGKPICNAIVWQCRRTAHICDELKEKGLKSYIKENTGLVIDAYFSGTKIKWILDNVKGAREKAVKGELLFGTVDTWLIWNLTRGKVHVTDYSNASRTMLFNIKSLSWDEKILKELDIPLSMLPEVKPSSEIYGLTDEKTFGGAEIPIAGIAGDQQAALFGQGCFEPGMAKNTYGTGCFMLMNTGDKIISSNNGLLTTIAWGLNGKVTYALEGSIFIAGAIIQWLRDELKLIDDAKDSEYFATRVKDNNGVYVVPGFVGLGAPYWDMYARGSILGLTRGANRDHIIRASLESIAYQTRDVLEAMQEDSGINLKALKVDGGAVINNFLMQFQSDILNVSVDRPKVIETAALGAAYLAGLAVGFWETQEEIAEKWSVDKIFKPYMKNELREKFYSEWTKAVGRSLNWENPN